In Streptomyces qaidamensis, one DNA window encodes the following:
- a CDS encoding cytochrome c oxidase assembly protein → MDHHLPEHGHDAAGGTLDWLPPALVLLAAAGAYLLLVRRAHHRNPALGWSRWRTGFFLGGIVLLGVALLPPVAPFAHEDFRGHMAQHLLIGMYAPLALVLAAPVTLLLRTLPASRGRRLTAVLHSPPARVIAHPVAALVLSTGSLVVLYFTPLYNATAAGPAAHWLLHAHFLLSGCLFAHAIAGPDPAPTRPGVRARLVYLGVAIAAHAVISQLMYAGFRVDIHAPVDQVQGGAEIMYYGGDLAELLLAAALVATWRPEPRRATSRGASRGVVPARDVSGGS, encoded by the coding sequence ATGGACCACCACCTGCCCGAGCACGGGCACGACGCAGCCGGCGGCACCCTGGACTGGCTGCCGCCCGCGCTCGTGCTGCTCGCCGCCGCCGGTGCCTACCTGCTGCTCGTCCGCCGGGCGCACCACCGCAATCCGGCCCTCGGCTGGAGCCGGTGGCGGACCGGCTTCTTCCTCGGCGGGATCGTCCTGCTCGGTGTCGCACTGCTGCCGCCCGTGGCCCCCTTCGCCCACGAGGACTTCCGCGGGCACATGGCCCAGCACCTCCTCATCGGCATGTACGCGCCGCTCGCCCTGGTCCTGGCCGCCCCCGTCACGCTCCTGCTGCGCACCCTGCCCGCATCCCGCGGACGGCGGCTGACCGCGGTGCTGCACAGTCCGCCCGCCCGCGTGATCGCCCACCCGGTCGCCGCGCTGGTCCTCTCCACGGGCAGCCTCGTGGTGCTGTACTTCACCCCCCTGTACAACGCGACCGCGGCCGGCCCGGCCGCGCACTGGCTGCTGCACGCGCACTTTCTGCTCTCCGGATGCCTGTTCGCCCACGCCATCGCCGGCCCCGACCCGGCCCCCACCCGGCCGGGCGTCCGGGCCCGGCTGGTCTACCTCGGCGTCGCGATCGCTGCGCACGCCGTGATCTCCCAGTTGATGTACGCCGGCTTCCGGGTCGACATCCACGCGCCGGTCGACCAGGTGCAGGGGGGCGCGGAAATCATGTACTACGGCGGTGATCTGGCCGAGCTGCTGCTGGCCGCCGCGTTGGTCGCCACGTGGCGGCCCGAGCCGCGGCGCGCGACGAGCCGTGGTGCGTCGCGGGGAGTCGTCCCGGCCCGCGATGTCAGTGGCGGGTCGTAG
- a CDS encoding VWA domain-containing protein — protein MITRTRLAAGVCALLAALTAGLAFPAGAAAGEPTGQDAPKVDLVLDVSGSMRARDIDGQSRMAAAKQAFNEVLDATPEEVELGIRTLGANYPGDDRRTGCKDTAQLYPVGPLDRTEAKTAVATLTPTGWTPIGPALLKAAGDLDGGDGSKRIVLISDGEDTCAPLDPCEVAREIAAKGIGLTIDTLGLVPTAKLSRQLSCIAEATGGTYTSVQHQDELTDRVNQLVDRAADPVVTPVPAEGAGRCAGAPTLKSGLYSDREEFGQQRWYRVDVRPGQELRASVSVAADRAVNPGYGLLMRAVTSKGREIVRGEAAGTGRTDVISTGLRYPKAGSDDEDAPAEAVCLGVSHSFSAAPGVKTTPGLPLELTVDVVDAPSPAGDVAAFGLGRGWWLLGVLILTGFLAGLVWGWLSRWRVAVWRTN, from the coding sequence ATGATCACAAGAACACGGCTGGCGGCAGGGGTCTGTGCCCTGCTCGCCGCGCTGACGGCCGGGCTCGCCTTCCCGGCCGGAGCGGCCGCCGGCGAACCCACGGGCCAGGACGCCCCCAAGGTAGACCTCGTCCTCGACGTGAGCGGCTCGATGCGGGCGCGGGACATCGACGGCCAGTCGCGGATGGCCGCCGCGAAGCAGGCGTTCAACGAGGTGCTCGACGCGACGCCCGAGGAGGTCGAACTCGGCATCCGCACCCTCGGCGCGAACTACCCCGGGGACGATCGCAGGACGGGCTGCAAGGACACCGCGCAGCTCTACCCCGTCGGCCCGCTCGACCGCACCGAGGCCAAGACGGCCGTCGCCACGCTCACCCCGACGGGCTGGACGCCGATCGGCCCGGCCCTGCTGAAGGCGGCCGGCGACCTGGACGGCGGCGACGGCTCCAAGCGCATCGTGCTGATCAGCGACGGCGAGGACACCTGCGCCCCGCTCGACCCGTGCGAGGTGGCCCGCGAGATAGCGGCCAAGGGCATCGGCCTGACCATCGACACCCTGGGCCTGGTGCCCACCGCCAAGCTGAGCAGACAGCTGAGCTGCATCGCCGAGGCCACCGGCGGCACCTACACCTCGGTCCAGCACCAGGACGAACTGACCGACCGGGTCAACCAGTTGGTGGACCGGGCGGCCGATCCGGTGGTGACGCCGGTGCCGGCCGAGGGCGCCGGCCGGTGCGCCGGGGCGCCGACGCTGAAGTCGGGCCTGTACAGCGACCGCGAGGAGTTCGGGCAGCAGCGCTGGTACCGGGTGGACGTGCGGCCGGGGCAGGAGCTGCGCGCCTCGGTGAGCGTCGCGGCGGACCGGGCCGTGAACCCCGGCTACGGCCTGCTGATGCGGGCCGTGACGTCCAAGGGCCGCGAGATCGTGCGCGGCGAGGCGGCGGGCACCGGCCGTACGGACGTGATCTCGACGGGCCTGCGCTACCCGAAGGCCGGGAGCGACGACGAGGACGCTCCCGCCGAGGCGGTCTGCCTCGGCGTCTCGCACTCCTTCTCGGCGGCCCCCGGTGTGAAGACCACGCCCGGCCTGCCACTGGAGCTGACGGTGGACGTCGTGGACGCCCCGAGCCCGGCGGGCGACGTGGCCGCCTTCGGCCTCGGCCGCGGCTGGTGGCTGCTCGGCGTGCTGATCCTCACCGGCTTCCTCGCCGGTCTCGTCTGGGGCTGGCTGTCGCGCTGGCGGGTCGCGGTCTGGAGGACCAACTGA
- a CDS encoding winged helix-turn-helix transcriptional regulator, with protein MPPRRSYDQYCSAARALDVVGDRWTLLIVRELLAGPRRYTDLHADLPGVSTDVLASRLKDMERDGLSTRRRLPPPGAAFVYELTPRGRELLPVLQALGEWGRSGLGERRPTDAVRAHWFALPLLRLLDGDGLVEVRLEEGLFHLHAGAEDGPVYGDGPAPGEPDARLALDTATCTAIACGELSLVHAVRAGRVEVSGEGALAKALREA; from the coding sequence ATGCCACCTCGCCGAAGCTACGACCAGTACTGCTCCGCCGCCCGTGCGCTCGATGTCGTCGGCGACCGCTGGACCCTGCTGATCGTCCGGGAGCTCCTCGCCGGTCCCCGCCGCTACACCGACCTGCACGCGGACCTGCCCGGGGTCAGCACCGACGTACTCGCCTCGCGGCTGAAGGACATGGAGCGCGACGGCCTGTCGACCCGGCGCCGGCTGCCGCCGCCCGGTGCGGCGTTCGTGTACGAACTCACCCCCCGCGGGCGGGAGTTGCTGCCCGTGCTGCAGGCGCTGGGGGAGTGGGGGCGGTCCGGGCTCGGGGAACGCCGGCCGACGGACGCGGTCCGGGCGCACTGGTTCGCCCTGCCCCTGCTGCGTCTGCTGGACGGGGATGGGCTCGTCGAAGTCCGCCTGGAGGAAGGCCTGTTCCATCTGCACGCCGGTGCCGAGGACGGGCCCGTGTACGGCGACGGTCCCGCCCCCGGGGAGCCGGACGCCCGGCTGGCCCTGGACACGGCCACGTGCACGGCCATCGCGTGCGGTGAGCTGAGCCTCGTCCACGCCGTGCGCGCGGGGCGGGTCGAGGTGAGCGGCGAGGGCGCGCTCGCCAAGGCGCTGCGCGAGGCATGA
- a CDS encoding APC family permease — MAKDITDPGPPPEASLKPNAIGFLDALVIGLNATSPAYSVAAVIGPIVALVGIYAPGVMLASFVPMLLIASAFYYLNKVDQDCGTTFSWVTRAMGPWAGWLGGWAIAMTGVLVVGSLADVAVTFFLLAVGLDGWADNDAVRQVLTVLLILVMTAVCVIGTEISAKVQNVLILAQVACLLAFAVVALYRVYADTGTLDAVDPEFGWLDPFGAGGASLTASLLLGVFIYWGWESAVNLTEEVEDSATAPGRAAVWSTVLLLVTYLAVAFAVVAYAGTDYLAENAAEEEFIFALLAEEAMGGWDWVVLLAVSTSALASTQTTIIPASRTGLSMARRHALPAHFGRIHPRFRTPDVSTWWVAGIAIAWYLVLYHVSENALFDSLTALSLLIAFYYALTGLACAVYYRRQLTRSARNFFLIGLGPLIGAGLLAWLLVESVADMSDPGNSYSGVSWFGLGPPLVIGIGIVVTGVVLMIVWRLLAPAFWSEHPSVVDPDLVDGKES, encoded by the coding sequence ATGGCCAAGGACATCACGGACCCGGGCCCGCCCCCGGAAGCGAGCCTGAAACCCAATGCGATCGGGTTTCTCGACGCCCTGGTCATCGGGCTCAACGCGACCTCCCCCGCGTACTCCGTGGCGGCGGTCATCGGGCCGATCGTGGCGCTGGTGGGCATCTACGCCCCCGGGGTGATGCTCGCGTCGTTCGTGCCCATGCTGCTGATCGCGTCGGCGTTCTACTACCTCAACAAGGTCGACCAGGACTGCGGCACGACGTTCTCCTGGGTCACCCGGGCCATGGGGCCGTGGGCGGGCTGGCTGGGCGGCTGGGCCATCGCGATGACGGGCGTCCTGGTCGTCGGGTCGCTCGCGGACGTCGCCGTGACGTTCTTCCTGCTCGCCGTGGGCCTGGACGGCTGGGCCGACAACGACGCGGTGCGCCAGGTGCTGACGGTGCTGCTCATCCTGGTGATGACGGCCGTCTGCGTGATCGGCACCGAGATCTCGGCCAAGGTGCAGAACGTCCTCATCCTGGCCCAGGTCGCCTGCCTGCTGGCCTTCGCCGTGGTGGCGCTCTACCGCGTCTACGCCGACACCGGCACCCTCGACGCCGTCGATCCGGAGTTCGGCTGGCTCGATCCGTTCGGAGCCGGAGGGGCGTCACTGACCGCGTCCCTGCTGCTGGGTGTGTTCATCTACTGGGGGTGGGAGTCGGCGGTCAACCTCACCGAAGAGGTCGAGGACTCGGCCACCGCCCCCGGCCGGGCGGCCGTCTGGTCGACCGTGCTGCTGCTGGTGACCTACCTCGCGGTCGCCTTCGCGGTCGTGGCCTACGCCGGAACGGACTACCTCGCCGAGAACGCGGCGGAGGAGGAGTTCATCTTCGCGCTGCTCGCCGAGGAGGCGATGGGCGGCTGGGACTGGGTCGTCCTGCTCGCCGTCTCGACGTCGGCGCTCGCCTCCACGCAGACGACGATCATCCCGGCGTCGCGCACAGGTCTGTCCATGGCACGCCGGCACGCGCTGCCCGCGCACTTCGGCCGCATCCACCCGCGGTTCCGCACCCCCGACGTGAGCACCTGGTGGGTCGCCGGCATCGCCATCGCCTGGTACCTCGTGCTCTACCACGTCAGCGAGAACGCCCTCTTCGACTCCCTCACCGCCCTGTCCCTGCTGATCGCCTTCTACTACGCGCTCACGGGCCTGGCCTGCGCGGTCTACTACCGCCGCCAGCTGACCCGCAGCGCCCGCAACTTCTTCCTGATCGGCCTCGGCCCGCTGATCGGCGCGGGGCTGCTGGCGTGGCTGCTGGTGGAATCCGTGGCGGACATGTCCGACCCCGGGAACTCCTACAGCGGCGTCTCGTGGTTCGGGCTGGGTCCGCCGCTCGTCATCGGCATCGGCATCGTGGTGACGGGCGTGGTCCTCATGATCGTGTGGCGGCTGCTGGCGCCCGCCTTCTGGTCGGAACACCCGAGCGTGGTCGACCCGGACCTCGTCGACGGCAAGGAGTCCTGA
- a CDS encoding universal stress protein, with protein MSVVLGYDESPGALSALRVAIEVATAYDEPLVIVHGVAAPGVTGEEYGAHHEAVREAGSTALSHAVRVADEAGVRTSVELIDERPAQALIEAAARHGARVIVVGTWGESPVRGALLGSTPHKLLHLSTVPVLCVPARS; from the coding sequence ATGTCGGTGGTCCTCGGCTACGACGAGTCCCCGGGCGCCCTGAGCGCGCTGCGCGTCGCCATCGAGGTGGCGACCGCGTACGACGAACCGCTGGTGATCGTCCACGGCGTCGCCGCCCCGGGTGTCACGGGCGAGGAGTACGGCGCACATCACGAGGCCGTCCGCGAGGCCGGCAGCACCGCGCTCTCCCACGCGGTGCGGGTGGCCGACGAGGCCGGTGTGCGGACGTCCGTGGAACTCATCGACGAGCGGCCCGCGCAGGCGCTGATCGAGGCGGCGGCCCGGCACGGCGCCAGGGTCATCGTGGTGGGCACATGGGGCGAGAGCCCGGTGCGGGGCGCGCTGCTGGGCTCCACACCGCACAAGCTGCTGCACCTGTCGACCGTGCCCGTGCTGTGCGTGCCGGCCCGGTCATGA
- a CDS encoding IucA/IucC family protein codes for MERVDLMPPPADDDSAHGADPATGALADAYAAVPLLNCLLREVARPVRREGGHRVYRLPGGDRLLRVRGTRRPAEPEVEIAGAWHRLGHTELVKLVAEELRRHTGLSNHELPAEMLDSRDTVAALLAARARATPPGDLYLRSEQSLLTGHTHHPAPKARGGGPAADWLPYAPEAYARFPMALLGLREDTVVEEGDTSALDTLGTAPPGYRLLPAHPWQLDLAGRELAAAFADGRLIRLGTTTFDTWPTAAIRTLYAPGHDLFLKFSLDVRITNDIRRLWHHDLLALRRTDAAVCDAFAAFDGPPAWLGDRGYRTAGFAFEALAVLVRDGFGDRLLPGATPLLAAGLVEGFDGSPLDRAADPGAWWAAYLARVVPPALAAFAEHGVVIEAHLQNTLVAVDVDGLPVQALYRDAEGVKLLPEVSRQAGWERLVYCLVVNHLMEIAGALAEGHPGFDPWPAARRELARHDLPEIPALLSSPTLPAKTNLLLRWTGADGADARYRPLPNPLREGT; via the coding sequence GTGGAACGCGTGGACCTCATGCCCCCGCCGGCCGACGACGACTCGGCCCACGGTGCCGACCCGGCCACCGGGGCCCTCGCCGACGCATACGCCGCCGTGCCCTTGCTGAACTGCCTGCTGCGGGAGGTGGCCCGGCCGGTGCGCCGGGAGGGCGGCCATCGCGTCTACCGGCTGCCCGGCGGGGACCGCCTGCTGCGGGTGCGCGGCACGCGACGGCCCGCCGAACCGGAGGTCGAGATCGCGGGCGCCTGGCACCGCCTCGGCCACACCGAGCTGGTCAAGCTCGTCGCCGAGGAACTGCGCCGGCACACCGGGCTGTCCAACCACGAACTGCCCGCCGAGATGCTCGACAGCCGGGACACCGTGGCCGCCCTGCTCGCCGCCCGGGCCCGGGCCACCCCGCCCGGCGACCTCTACCTGCGCTCCGAGCAGTCCCTCCTCACCGGCCACACCCACCACCCCGCCCCCAAGGCGCGCGGCGGCGGCCCCGCCGCCGATTGGCTGCCGTACGCGCCCGAGGCGTACGCCCGCTTCCCGATGGCCCTGCTCGGGCTGCGTGAGGACACCGTCGTCGAGGAGGGCGACACCTCCGCCCTCGACACACTCGGCACGGCCCCGCCCGGCTACCGCCTGCTCCCGGCCCACCCCTGGCAGCTGGATCTGGCGGGCCGGGAACTCGCCGCCGCCTTCGCGGACGGCAGGCTGATCCGGCTCGGCACGACCACCTTCGACACCTGGCCGACGGCCGCGATCCGCACGCTCTACGCGCCCGGGCACGACCTCTTCCTCAAGTTCAGCCTGGACGTGCGCATCACCAACGACATCCGCCGGCTCTGGCACCACGACCTGCTCGCCCTGCGCAGGACGGACGCGGCCGTGTGCGACGCCTTCGCGGCGTTCGACGGTCCTCCGGCCTGGCTCGGCGACCGCGGGTACCGCACCGCAGGCTTCGCCTTCGAGGCCTTGGCCGTCCTCGTCCGCGACGGCTTCGGCGACCGCCTCCTGCCCGGCGCGACCCCGCTGCTCGCCGCCGGTCTGGTCGAGGGGTTCGACGGCAGCCCGCTCGACCGCGCCGCCGACCCGGGGGCCTGGTGGGCTGCCTACCTGGCCCGGGTCGTGCCCCCGGCGCTGGCGGCGTTCGCCGAGCACGGCGTCGTCATCGAGGCCCACCTGCAGAACACCCTGGTCGCCGTGGACGTCGACGGCCTGCCGGTGCAGGCGCTGTACCGGGACGCCGAGGGCGTGAAGCTGCTGCCGGAGGTGTCGCGGCAGGCCGGCTGGGAGCGGCTCGTGTACTGCCTGGTCGTCAACCACCTCATGGAGATCGCCGGCGCCCTCGCCGAAGGCCACCCAGGGTTCGACCCCTGGCCCGCCGCCCGCCGCGAACTCGCCCGCCACGACCTCCCCGAGATCCCCGCCCTGCTCAGCTCGCCGACCCTCCCCGCGAAGACCAACCTGCTGCTGCGGTGGACGGGCGCCGACGGCGCCGACGCCCGCTACCGGCCCCTGCCCAACCCGCTCCGAGAAGGGACCTGA
- a CDS encoding IucA/IucC family protein produces the protein MHRPPSAETEVADELSVVRPGLLPRYEAELPGARAAVLSRLWRGLAHDPLPWVARREQDGDGLTLSLSDGRRLHGPRPDPYATGAYVTGVRLDGTAYADPARLMTDLAVPHSASFAVELGHSVASLALSRAGQEGEGDHWPENDWGWEQRITDGHPFHPTCRSRPGFSVAEQLAYAPEHRPVVELGMVPVRAEECLVTGGWPRELRDGERVVLPVHPWQAAHVLKRECEERRPAYPLMSLRTLALAGGPHVKTSLSARLTSSVRDISLPSVAASAMLSDFAATPAARTDGLLHITRTLGAAAAGSPDFAAVLRESPQTYAGSGERVLPVAALATTGLAGSPAWLAGFARLALTVGLRLLELGVALEAHGQNLLVVLSAAGDPLRLVYRDLADIRVSPARLARHGITVPELPARMVTDDERALRRKLFGSLVAGALAGTAGSGPALGAALETAVRDLPRTADLAALCGDPLPTKALTLMRLSPRTPGDQWAELPNPFR, from the coding sequence GTGCACCGTCCCCCCTCCGCCGAGACCGAGGTCGCCGACGAGCTGTCCGTCGTACGGCCCGGGCTGCTGCCGCGGTACGAGGCCGAACTGCCCGGCGCCCGGGCGGCCGTGCTGTCCCGGCTGTGGCGCGGTCTCGCCCACGATCCACTGCCCTGGGTCGCCCGCCGCGAGCAGGACGGGGACGGGCTGACGCTGTCCCTGTCCGACGGCCGCCGGCTGCACGGCCCCCGGCCGGATCCGTACGCCACCGGCGCGTACGTCACCGGCGTACGGCTCGACGGGACGGCCTACGCGGATCCGGCGCGGCTGATGACGGACCTCGCCGTACCGCACTCCGCCTCCTTCGCCGTCGAACTCGGGCACAGTGTCGCCTCGTTGGCGCTGTCGAGGGCGGGGCAGGAGGGCGAGGGGGACCACTGGCCGGAGAACGACTGGGGGTGGGAGCAGCGGATCACGGACGGGCACCCCTTCCATCCCACGTGCCGGTCCCGGCCCGGCTTCTCGGTGGCCGAGCAGCTGGCCTACGCGCCGGAGCACCGGCCGGTCGTGGAGCTGGGCATGGTGCCGGTGCGGGCCGAGGAGTGCCTGGTCACGGGTGGGTGGCCGCGGGAGCTGCGGGACGGGGAGCGGGTGGTGCTGCCGGTGCACCCGTGGCAGGCGGCGCACGTGCTGAAGCGGGAGTGCGAGGAGCGGCGGCCCGCGTATCCGCTGATGTCCCTGCGGACGCTGGCCCTGGCCGGCGGGCCGCATGTGAAGACCTCGCTGAGCGCCCGGCTGACGTCCTCGGTGCGGGACATCTCCCTGCCCTCGGTGGCCGCGTCGGCGATGCTGTCGGACTTCGCGGCGACTCCGGCGGCGCGCACGGACGGCCTGCTGCACATCACCCGGACCCTGGGCGCGGCGGCGGCCGGCTCTCCCGACTTCGCGGCCGTCCTGCGGGAGTCGCCGCAGACGTACGCGGGCAGCGGCGAGCGGGTGCTGCCGGTGGCGGCGCTCGCCACCACCGGCCTCGCCGGCTCCCCCGCCTGGCTGGCCGGTTTCGCCCGGCTCGCGCTGACCGTCGGACTGCGGCTGCTGGAGCTGGGCGTGGCCCTGGAGGCGCACGGCCAGAACCTCCTGGTGGTCCTGTCGGCGGCGGGCGATCCGCTGCGGCTGGTCTACCGCGACCTGGCCGACATCCGTGTCAGCCCGGCCCGCCTCGCCCGGCACGGCATCACGGTGCCCGAGCTGCCCGCCCGGATGGTCACGGACGACGAACGCGCGCTGCGCCGCAAGCTGTTCGGCTCGCTCGTGGCGGGCGCGCTGGCCGGCACGGCCGGGTCGGGCCCGGCGCTCGGAGCGGCGCTGGAGACGGCCGTACGGGACCTGCCGCGCACCGCGGACCTCGCGGCCCTGTGTGGGGATCCGCTGCCCACGAAGGCTCTGACGCTGATGCGGCTCTCGCCGCGGACACCCGGGGACCAGTGGGCGGAACTGCCCAATCCCTTTCGGTGA
- a CDS encoding pyridoxal phosphate-dependent aminotransferase, whose protein sequence is MEFRQSSKLSEVCYEIRGPVIEQADALEEAGHSVLRLNTGNPALFGFEAPEEILQDMIRMLPQAHGYTDSRGILSARRAVAQRYQTLGLEVGVDDVFLGNGVSELVSMAVQALIEDGDEILIPAPDFPLWTAVTTLAGGKAVHYLCDEQAEWYPDLDDMASKITDRTKAVVIINPNNPTGAVYPREIVEGILDLARRHGLMVFADEIYDQILYDDAVHHSAAALAPDLVVLTFCGLSKTYRVAGFRSGWLVVTGPRQHAKDYLEGLTMLASMRLCANAPAQYAIQAALGGRQSIRELTTPGGRLLEQRNVAWEKLNEIPGVTCVKPKGALYAFPRLDPKVHKIHDDEKFVLDLLLREKIQVVQGTGFNWPAPDHFRILTLPQADDLEAAIGRIGRFLGGYRQ, encoded by the coding sequence ATGGAGTTCCGGCAGTCGAGCAAGCTCAGCGAGGTCTGTTACGAGATCCGCGGCCCGGTCATCGAGCAGGCCGACGCGCTGGAGGAGGCGGGCCACAGCGTGCTGCGCCTGAACACCGGCAATCCGGCGCTCTTCGGGTTCGAGGCTCCCGAGGAGATCCTCCAGGACATGATCCGGATGCTGCCGCAGGCCCACGGCTACACCGACTCGCGCGGGATCCTGTCCGCCCGCCGCGCGGTCGCCCAGCGCTACCAGACCCTGGGCCTGGAGGTCGGCGTCGACGACGTCTTCCTCGGCAACGGCGTCTCGGAACTGGTGTCGATGGCCGTCCAGGCACTCATCGAGGACGGCGACGAGATCCTGATCCCCGCCCCGGACTTCCCCCTCTGGACGGCGGTGACGACCCTCGCGGGCGGCAAGGCGGTCCACTACCTGTGCGACGAGCAGGCCGAGTGGTACCCCGACCTCGACGACATGGCGTCGAAGATCACCGACCGGACGAAGGCGGTCGTGATCATCAACCCGAACAACCCCACCGGCGCGGTCTACCCCAGGGAGATCGTCGAGGGCATCCTCGACCTCGCCAGGCGGCACGGCCTGATGGTCTTCGCCGACGAGATCTACGACCAGATCCTCTACGACGACGCCGTGCACCACTCGGCCGCCGCCCTCGCCCCCGACCTGGTGGTCCTCACCTTCTGCGGCCTGTCCAAGACCTACCGCGTGGCGGGCTTCCGCTCCGGCTGGCTGGTGGTCACGGGACCACGACAGCACGCCAAGGACTACCTGGAGGGCCTCACCATGCTGGCCTCCATGCGGCTGTGCGCCAACGCGCCCGCCCAGTACGCCATCCAGGCCGCGCTCGGCGGCCGGCAGTCGATCCGCGAGCTGACCACGCCGGGCGGCCGGCTGCTTGAGCAGCGGAACGTCGCCTGGGAGAAGCTGAACGAGATCCCCGGGGTGACGTGCGTGAAGCCCAAGGGCGCGCTGTACGCGTTCCCGCGTCTCGACCCGAAGGTGCACAAGATCCACGACGACGAGAAGTTCGTCCTGGACCTGCTGCTGCGGGAGAAGATCCAGGTCGTCCAGGGCACGGGCTTCAACTGGCCGGCCCCGGACCACTTCCGCATCCTGACCCTGCCGCAAGCGGACGACCTGGAGGCGGCGATCGGCCGGATCGGCCGGTTCCTCGGCGGGTACCGCCAGTAG
- a CDS encoding DUF2243 domain-containing protein encodes MATTQGEARADTARPADLRLPGIVLGVGMGGFVDGILLHQLLQWHHMLSSTNQDRIGVKYYNPHTVSGLEMNTLWDGVFHTVCWLSVLLGLAVLYSRVLHHRLRVWTSRVLWGWMLVGWGLFNLVEGVLDHHVLGIHHVHAGEGQVWWDIGFLVLGALLVAGGHLLQRSGRFFDPGAPAGPREGRQG; translated from the coding sequence ATGGCCACCACGCAGGGTGAAGCCCGGGCCGACACCGCACGGCCGGCGGACCTCCGCTTGCCGGGGATCGTGCTCGGGGTGGGGATGGGCGGGTTCGTCGACGGCATCCTGCTGCACCAGTTGCTGCAGTGGCACCACATGCTCTCCAGCACCAACCAGGACCGCATCGGGGTGAAGTACTACAACCCCCACACCGTCTCCGGCCTGGAGATGAACACCCTGTGGGACGGCGTCTTCCACACGGTGTGCTGGCTCTCGGTCCTCCTGGGGCTGGCCGTGCTGTACTCGCGGGTGCTCCACCACCGGCTGCGGGTGTGGACCTCACGGGTGCTGTGGGGCTGGATGCTCGTCGGCTGGGGCCTGTTCAACCTCGTCGAGGGCGTCCTGGACCACCACGTCCTCGGCATCCACCACGTCCACGCCGGGGAGGGTCAGGTCTGGTGGGACATCGGCTTCCTCGTCCTGGGCGCCCTGCTGGTGGCCGGCGGCCATCTGCTCCAGCGCAGCGGCCGGTTCTTCGACCCCGGTGCGCCCGCCGGCCCTCGTGAGGGCCGGCAGGGCTGA